A stretch of the Lolium perenne isolate Kyuss_39 chromosome 3, Kyuss_2.0, whole genome shotgun sequence genome encodes the following:
- the LOC127341621 gene encoding probable choline kinase 2: protein MVAGGRSLTEAMSPVVRPRWSGLPPPRHLAQPQVARAVATICFNHRYRRPLPLRRRRGSPMAAAGGHDAAAGPALSRSASIDRIPAEARRILHRLAGELWGADVDPAALAVSQLKGALTNEVFRVTWPGGEGDPRKVLVRIYGQGVDVFFDRADEVRTFECMSRHGQGPRLLGRFPQGRVEEFINARTLSAPDLRDQEISALIARKLREFHELDMPGPKDVSLWQRLRRWLEEARGRCSAEECKEFRLDSLGGEIAELEKALSAVDQGVVFCHNDLQYGNIMIYEETRQVTLIDYEYASFNPVAFDIANHFCEFAADYHTATPHVMDFTKYPDMDEQRRFIQTYLGSSGENPSDTEVETLLDSVAKYTLASQLFWGLWGIVSGHVNKNIDFEYKEYARQRFNQYWHTKPRILLKACNPTC from the exons ATGGTCGCCGGCGGCCGGAGCCTCACTGAGGCGATGTCTCCGGTCGTTCGGCCGCGCTGGTCAGGCCTGCCGCCGCCTCGTCACCTGGCACAGCCGCAGGTCGCCCGAGCTGTGGCCACCATTTGCTTCAACCACCGAT ATCGCCGCCCCCTgccgctccgccgccgccgcgggtccCCAATGGCCGCCGCCGGAGGCCACGACGCCGCCGCGGGCCCCGCGCTGAGCCGGAGCGCCAGCATCGACCGCATCCCGGCGGAGGCGCGCCGCATCCTGcaccgcctcgccggcgagctcTGGGGCGCCGACGTCGACCCGGCCGCCCTCGCCGTGTCCCAGCTCAAGGGCGCCCTCACCAACGAGGTCTTCCGCGTCACCTGGCCCGGCGGCGAGGGCGACCCGCGCAAGGTGCTCGTGCGCATCTACGGCCAGGGCGTCGACGTCTTCTTCGACCGCGCCGACGAGGTGCGCACCTTCGAGTGCATGTCGCGGCACGGCCAGGGGCCCCGCCTCCTCGGCCGCTTCCCCCAGGGCCGCGTCGAGGAGTTCATCAATGCCAGG ACGCTGTCGGCGCCGGATCTGCGCGACCAGGAGATCTCCGCGCTGATTGCCAGGAAGCTGCGGGAGTTCCACGAGCTCGACATGCCTGGACCCAAGGACGTCTCGCTGTGGCAGAGGCTCAG GCGGTGGCTCGAGGAAGCTCGTGGCAGGTGCTCGGCTGAGGAGTGTAAGGAATTCCGGTTGGACTCGCTTGGCGGCGAGATCGCAGAGCTGGAGAAAGCACTGTCGGCGGTCGATCAGGGAGTAGTGTTTTGCCATAATGATCTGCAGTATGGGAACATTATGATATATGAAGAGACCAGACAAGTGACCCTAATT GACTACGAGTACGCCAGTTTTAACCCTGTTGCGTTTGACATCGCTAATCACTTCTGTGAGTTCGCTGCTGATTATCATACTGCTACACCCCATGTGATGGACTTCACAAAGTATCCTG ACATGGATGAACAGCGGAGATTTATTCAGACTTACCTTGGTTCTTCAG GTGAAAACCCATCTGATACAGAAGTCGAAACATTACTTGACTCAGTTGCAAAATACACTCTTGCAAGCCAACTCTTTTGGGGCCTCTGGGGAATTGTCTCG GGGCACGTGAACAAAAACATCGACTTCGAGTACAAGGAGTACGCGAGGCAACGGTTCAACCAGTACTGGCACACAAAGCCTAGAATATTACTGAAAGCCTGCAATCCGACGTGTTGA